A genomic window from Tolypothrix sp. PCC 7910 includes:
- a CDS encoding CHAT domain-containing protein, which produces MLGNFFQRISRKIAAKLGLSSSPNNEAPKNPISNPRLEFLLQVLKATYESKGNAEVIHPLLQAKHELLDMAFAEVLRNWATATLANLEIEQAQGIASVIGNFSIQLQDFPLGNRANNLEIAITGYEIALTVFTQDSFPYEWATTQNNLGEAYRNRIKGEKAENLELAIQYNQQALLVHTRDRFPYEWAMTQNNLGNAYWECIKGEKAENLELAIQSYQQALLVRTRDRFPYEWAMTQNNLGNAYSNRIKGEKAENLELAIQSYQVALLEYTRDRFPDKWAMTQNNLGNAYSNRIKGEKAENLELAIQSYQAALLIRTRDRFPSEWAMTQNNLGNAYSNRIKGEKAENLELAIQYNQQALLEFTRDRFPYEWATTQNNLGATYYDRIQGEKAENLELAIQYNQQALLEFTRDRFPIEWARTQNNLGAAYSDRIKGEKAENLELAIQCNQAALLEFTRDRFPIEWARTQNNLGAAYYDRIQGEKAKNLELAIQSYQAALLEYTRDRFPIDWAMTQNNLGAAYSNRIKGEKVENLELAIQSYQAALLEATRERFPIDWAMTQNNLGAAYSNRIKGKKAENLELAIQSYQQALLVRTREALPQNHANTAYNLGLAYIDAERFADAYDIFKSAINTVEFLRGEIVSGDDVKQILAEEWNTLYRRMVEVCLKLEYSDQAVEYIERSKTRNLLELLVNQSSPQLQQLEQEIATEKRRLAATENSEPTQLNQLRQQRKELIEQVTGKQIEFAEIPKLLDNHTAIVQWYLFNDCFRAFIITRQNQSPQIWQSTAEDLQALYDWSNEYLNTYNSQKPRWRYQLAAKLQELADILHINDVLALVPETCQALILVPHRFLHLLPLHALPLAGENYLLDKFPLGVRYAPSCQLLKFAKKREYQPQSSLFAIQDPNDNLIYTNLEVETIRRHFHPTRVLQKAQATKSALLQTVDSFRDVQVVHFSCHGYFDIELPINSAIALADFSPSAMSDDANSLQRERRLADGNTIDLEKCLTLPDIFNLNLPECRLVTLSACETALTNPFSTSDEYIGLPSGFLKAGSSSVVSSLWSVDDFVTALLMIRFYDNLPSLPVAQALCAAQSWLRHATQPDLIKWTEQHPNISEENKQTIVNRLIRHYESANPNYKPFGKPAAWAGFCAIGH; this is translated from the coding sequence ATGCTGGGGAATTTCTTCCAAAGAATTAGCCGTAAAATAGCCGCAAAGCTTGGATTATCCTCATCCCCAAATAACGAAGCGCCGAAAAACCCTATCTCTAACCCCCGACTTGAATTTTTATTGCAGGTACTCAAAGCGACATACGAAAGCAAGGGCAATGCTGAAGTGATTCACCCACTGCTGCAAGCCAAGCATGAACTGCTGGATATGGCATTTGCTGAAGTTTTACGCAACTGGGCAACGGCAACTCTGGCCAACTTAGAGATAGAACAAGCACAAGGAATTGCAAGTGTTATAGGCAATTTTAGTATTCAGTTGCAGGACTTTCCCTTAGGGAATCGGGCGAATAATCTGGAAATTGCCATTACAGGTTATGAAATCGCCCTCACAGTTTTTACCCAGGATAGCTTTCCTTACGAATGGGCAACAACGCAAAACAACCTGGGCGAAGCTTACAGAAACCGCATCAAAGGGGAAAAGGCAGAGAATTTAGAACTCGCCATCCAATACAACCAACAAGCTTTATTAGTTCACACCCGCGATCGCTTTCCTTATGAATGGGCAATGACGCAAAACAACCTGGGCAATGCTTACTGGGAATGCATCAAAGGGGAGAAGGCAGAGAATTTAGAACTAGCGATTCAATCCTACCAACAGGCTTTATTAGTTCGCACCCGCGATCGCTTTCCTTATGAATGGGCAATGACGCAAAACAACTTGGGCAATGCTTACTCTAACCGCATCAAGGGGGAGAAGGCAGAGAATTTAGAACTAGCTATCCAATCCTACCAAGTCGCTTTATTAGAATACACCCGCGATCGCTTTCCTGACAAATGGGCAATGACGCAAAACAACTTGGGCAATGCTTACTCTAACCGCATCAAAGGGGAGAAGGCAGAAAATTTAGAACTCGCCATCCAATCCTACCAAGCCGCTTTATTAATTCGCACCCGCGATCGCTTTCCTTCCGAATGGGCAATGACTCAAAACAATCTGGGTAATGCTTACTCTAACCGCATCAAAGGGGAGAAGGCAGAGAATTTAGAACTCGCCATCCAATACAACCAACAGGCTTTATTAGAATTCACCCGCGATCGCTTTCCTTACGAATGGGCAACCACACAAAACAACCTGGGCGCAACTTACTATGACCGCATCCAAGGGGAGAAGGCAGAGAATTTAGAACTCGCCATCCAATACAACCAACAGGCTTTATTAGAATTTACCCGCGATCGCTTTCCCATTGAATGGGCAAGAACGCAAAACAACCTGGGCGCAGCTTACTCTGACCGCATCAAAGGAGAGAAGGCAGAGAATTTAGAACTCGCCATCCAATGCAACCAAGCCGCTTTATTAGAATTCACCCGTGATCGTTTTCCCATCGAATGGGCAAGAACACAAAACAACCTGGGCGCTGCTTACTATGACCGCATCCAAGGGGAGAAGGCAAAGAATTTAGAACTCGCTATCCAATCCTATCAAGCCGCTTTGTTAGAATACACCCGCGATCGCTTTCCCATCGATTGGGCAATGACGCAAAACAACCTGGGCGCTGCTTACTCTAACCGCATCAAAGGGGAGAAGGTAGAGAATTTAGAACTCGCCATCCAATCCTACCAAGCCGCTTTATTAGAAGCCACCCGCGAGCGCTTTCCCATCGATTGGGCAATGACGCAAAACAACCTGGGCGCTGCTTACTCTAACCGCATCAAAGGGAAGAAAGCAGAGAATTTAGAACTCGCCATCCAATCCTACCAACAGGCTTTATTAGTTCGCACCCGCGAGGCTTTGCCTCAAAACCATGCCAATACTGCCTACAATTTGGGCTTGGCTTATATAGATGCGGAACGCTTTGCAGATGCTTACGACATTTTTAAATCTGCCATTAACACTGTAGAATTCCTGCGGGGTGAAATTGTCTCTGGCGATGATGTCAAACAAATACTGGCGGAGGAATGGAATACACTTTATCGCCGCATGGTGGAAGTTTGTTTAAAGTTAGAATACTCCGACCAGGCGGTGGAATATATTGAACGCAGCAAAACCCGTAACTTGCTGGAACTGCTGGTAAATCAAAGTTCACCACAACTGCAACAGCTAGAACAAGAAATTGCCACAGAAAAGCGCCGTCTAGCAGCCACAGAAAACTCAGAACCAACACAGCTTAACCAACTGCGTCAACAACGCAAAGAGTTAATTGAACAGGTGACTGGTAAACAAATTGAGTTTGCGGAAATTCCCAAGCTGTTAGATAACCACACCGCTATTGTGCAATGGTATCTATTTAATGATTGCTTCCGGGCTTTCATCATCACCCGCCAAAACCAATCACCCCAAATATGGCAATCAACAGCTGAAGATTTACAAGCTTTATATGATTGGTCAAATGAATATCTAAACACTTACAACTCCCAAAAACCCCGGTGGCGATATCAGCTAGCTGCAAAACTTCAGGAATTAGCAGATATCCTACATATTAATGATGTTCTCGCTTTAGTTCCCGAAACCTGCCAAGCTTTAATTCTCGTTCCCCATCGCTTCCTACATTTATTACCGCTTCACGCTTTACCCCTAGCGGGAGAGAATTATCTCTTAGACAAATTCCCCCTTGGTGTGAGATATGCACCTAGTTGTCAGCTGTTGAAGTTTGCCAAAAAACGGGAATATCAACCACAATCAAGTTTATTCGCCATTCAAGACCCCAACGACAACCTAATTTATACAAATCTGGAAGTGGAAACAATTCGGCGACATTTTCATCCCACAAGGGTTTTACAAAAAGCCCAAGCCACCAAATCAGCTTTATTACAAACCGTTGATAGTTTTCGTGATGTGCAAGTAGTTCACTTTTCTTGTCACGGCTATTTTGATATTGAATTACCGATAAATTCTGCGATCGCCCTAGCTGATTTCAGCCCTTCCGCCATGAGTGACGATGCTAATTCTCTGCAACGCGAGCGAAGATTAGCAGATGGTAACACCATTGACTTAGAAAAATGCCTCACCCTACCAGATATTTTTAATCTCAACTTACCAGAATGCCGCCTCGTCACCCTTTCCGCTTGCGAAACTGCACTCACCAACCCCTTCAGCACCAGCGATGAATATATTGGTTTACCGAGTGGCTTCCTCAAAGCCGGCAGTTCTAGCGTAGTCAGTAGCCTGTGGTCAGTAGATGACTTTGTCACAGCTTTATTAATGATTCGATTTTACGACAATCTGCCATCTCTCCCCGTTGCCCAAGCTTTGTGTGCAGCCCAATCTTGGTTACGCCACGCTACCCAACCCGATTTAATTAAGTGGACAGAACAACACCCAAATATCAGCGAAGAAAATAAGCAAACAATTGTGAATCGGTTAATTAGACACTATGAATCTGCAAATCCCAACTATAAACCCTTTGGTAAACCTGCGGCTTGGGCTGGCTTTTGCGCCATTGGACATTAA
- a CDS encoding DUF4351 domain-containing protein, protein MSYDNTCKYLAENYPADFARWLLASETSDIQVLKTELTLEPIRADSVTFLQIANQILHLEFQTSPKSTPPLDFRMLDYYTRLKRQYWCDIQQVLIFLQFTSSEIAYQTQYVNTNTIHKYRVIRLWEEDPTPLLANPALLPLATLAQSNSPEDLLQQVATAVDMIEETDERQNISACVQVLAGLRFDKSLITQLFREDIMQESVIYQDILQKGLQQGEERGKKQEALQLVLRQLTRRLGAVEPQTEQQIRALAIAQLEDLAEALLDFTSQADLANYLTNISPA, encoded by the coding sequence TTGAGTTACGATAACACCTGCAAATACCTCGCAGAAAACTACCCAGCCGATTTTGCCAGATGGCTACTTGCATCTGAAACTTCCGATATCCAAGTACTTAAAACCGAACTAACTCTGGAACCGATTCGCGCTGATTCTGTTACCTTTCTGCAAATCGCCAATCAAATTCTGCATTTAGAGTTTCAAACTTCACCCAAATCCACACCACCCCTTGACTTTAGGATGCTGGATTACTACACCAGATTAAAGCGTCAATATTGGTGTGATATTCAGCAGGTGCTAATTTTTCTGCAATTCACATCTTCAGAAATTGCTTATCAAACTCAATATGTAAACACCAACACCATACATAAATACCGCGTCATTCGCCTCTGGGAAGAAGATCCCACACCTTTGCTAGCTAACCCCGCACTTTTACCCCTGGCGACATTAGCGCAAAGTAACTCACCAGAAGACTTATTACAGCAAGTAGCGACTGCTGTAGATATGATTGAAGAAACAGATGAGCGACAGAATATATCAGCTTGCGTACAAGTTCTAGCTGGTTTGCGGTTTGACAAAAGTTTAATTACACAGCTTTTTCGAGAGGATATTATGCAAGAATCTGTGATTTACCAAGATATTTTGCAGAAGGGATTACAACAGGGAGAAGAACGAGGAAAGAAACAAGAGGCGTTACAACTGGTTCTGCGTCAATTGACACGCCGATTAGGTGCAGTTGAGCCACAAACAGAACAGCAGATTCGCGCTTTAGCGATCGCTCAACTAGAAGATTTAGCCGAAGCGTTGTTAGATTTCACTAGCCAAGCAGATTTAGCCAATTACCTCACAAATATTTCCCCAGCTTAA
- a CDS encoding type I secretion system permease/ATPase: MASRENSKADSQITSEIKLLDNQSLRINVLASVPWNQPPLCWLNPEQQTRLQNHSEIRRYRLGEKIWSNSIGGYQFFIVTGKVRLREENIGKPLAALQAGDWFGDLQNLAVECKAVAASKEVIVVCWETALWKEVSTPQMESFFQGVQEEQRAEEQRSRGAEEQGEIITSSIPSPQSPVPSPQPPVPNPQSPIPSPQSLIPTYNYPFVASWNTAAACLTMVAQHLDHAVKLEWVQRQLRGQRPKNVVEAAEKLGLVLQRLQINWTDLRQLSFPALMQWNSGAQESPGWVVAYGVKGDRLIIANPLNSDRTCESLPQSVVEAAWDGQMWTVELISQQEKFNLSWFTPAVWKYRGLLGEVLLASLTLQLLGLTTPLITQVVIDKVMVQESLPTLDVMAIALLLVAIFEAVLGILRLFIFTHTARRLDLSLSAQLFRHLMRLPLAYFESRRVGDTVARVQELEQIRQFLTGTALTVILDSIFAVVYLALMFYYNIPLTFVALAVLPLFATLTIVATPILRGWLNETFNRSADSQSFLVETVTGIHSVKAHAAEPVARDRWEGLFARFIRTSFKASTTSNISSNLGDFLTNFSTLLILWFGAKLVIDHQLTIGQLVAFQMLSGRVTGPLLRLVQLWQNLQQVLLSVDRIGDILNVAPEAEPGTGLVLPALNGQITFEQVFFRYQASTEPVLRGISFNVEPGQFVGIVGRSGSGKSTLSKLLQRLYSIESGRILIDGFDIKSADLASLRQQIGVVLQEDFLFNGSILENITLGNPDITAEQVVEAARLAVAHDFISQLPYGYETNVGERGTALSGGQRQRIALARLFLSSAPILILDEATSALDSETEQQVLQNLQKISANRTVFLIAHRFAPLKRADLILVMEQGVIAERGTHPQLLQQKGLYWSLYQRQQANI, translated from the coding sequence ATGGCTAGCAGAGAAAATTCAAAAGCTGACAGTCAAATTACAAGTGAAATAAAACTTCTGGATAATCAATCTTTACGAATAAACGTGCTAGCTTCTGTACCCTGGAATCAACCACCTCTATGCTGGCTGAATCCTGAACAACAAACTCGATTACAAAATCACTCAGAAATTCGTCGCTATCGTCTTGGTGAAAAAATTTGGTCAAATTCTATCGGAGGTTATCAGTTTTTTATTGTTACTGGTAAAGTGCGCTTGCGTGAAGAAAATATTGGCAAGCCATTAGCTGCTTTGCAAGCAGGTGATTGGTTTGGTGACTTACAAAATTTAGCTGTAGAGTGCAAAGCTGTAGCTGCTAGTAAAGAAGTCATTGTAGTCTGTTGGGAAACAGCATTATGGAAAGAAGTTTCTACGCCACAAATGGAAAGCTTCTTTCAAGGCGTACAGGAGGAACAGAGAGCAGAGGAGCAGAGGAGCAGAGGAGCAGAGGAGCAGGGGGAAATTATCACTTCCTCAATTCCCAGTCCCCAATCCCCAGTCCCCAGTCCCCAGCCCCCAGTCCCCAATCCCCAGTCCCCAATCCCCAGTCCCCAATCCCTAATCCCCACTTATAACTATCCATTTGTAGCTAGCTGGAATACAGCCGCAGCTTGTTTAACTATGGTGGCGCAGCATTTGGATCATGCTGTGAAGCTGGAATGGGTACAACGCCAACTGCGGGGACAACGCCCGAAAAATGTTGTGGAAGCAGCAGAAAAGTTAGGGTTGGTGTTGCAGCGATTGCAAATCAATTGGACTGATTTGCGTCAGTTGTCATTTCCAGCTTTGATGCAGTGGAATTCTGGCGCACAAGAAAGTCCTGGCTGGGTGGTAGCCTATGGAGTTAAAGGCGATCGCTTAATTATCGCTAACCCCCTCAATAGCGATCGCACTTGTGAAAGTCTCCCCCAATCTGTGGTAGAAGCAGCTTGGGATGGTCAAATGTGGACAGTAGAACTGATTTCTCAGCAAGAAAAATTTAACCTGAGTTGGTTTACTCCCGCAGTTTGGAAATATCGCGGATTACTCGGCGAAGTTTTGCTTGCGTCTTTGACATTGCAGCTTTTGGGGTTAACGACACCCCTAATTACCCAAGTTGTGATTGATAAAGTCATGGTGCAAGAGAGTTTACCGACTCTTGATGTCATGGCGATCGCACTTTTATTGGTAGCAATATTTGAAGCTGTACTCGGCATACTGCGTTTATTTATCTTCACCCATACCGCCCGCCGTTTAGATTTAAGTTTATCAGCGCAGTTATTTCGCCACTTAATGCGTTTGCCTTTAGCTTATTTTGAATCGCGGCGCGTCGGAGACACAGTAGCCAGAGTTCAAGAACTCGAACAAATTCGCCAATTTCTCACAGGTACAGCCTTAACGGTGATTTTGGATAGCATCTTTGCTGTGGTGTATTTAGCATTGATGTTTTATTACAATATCCCCCTCACCTTTGTAGCTTTGGCAGTATTGCCATTATTTGCCACATTAACCATCGTGGCGACACCAATTTTGCGGGGTTGGCTGAATGAAACCTTTAACCGCAGCGCTGATAGTCAATCGTTTTTAGTAGAGACAGTTACCGGGATACATTCAGTTAAAGCCCATGCAGCCGAACCAGTAGCCCGCGATCGCTGGGAGGGTTTATTTGCGCGCTTCATTCGCACCAGTTTTAAAGCCTCTACTACCTCTAACATCAGTAGTAATTTAGGTGACTTTCTCACTAATTTTTCAACTTTATTAATTCTCTGGTTTGGGGCAAAATTAGTTATCGACCATCAACTCACAATTGGTCAACTGGTAGCTTTTCAAATGTTATCAGGAAGAGTCACTGGGCCATTGTTACGCTTAGTGCAATTGTGGCAAAATCTGCAACAAGTTCTGCTTTCTGTAGATAGAATTGGTGACATTCTTAATGTTGCTCCAGAAGCAGAGCCAGGGACGGGCTTAGTATTACCAGCACTCAACGGACAAATCACTTTTGAGCAAGTATTTTTCCGTTATCAAGCAAGTACAGAACCAGTTTTACGCGGCATTTCTTTTAATGTGGAACCAGGACAATTTGTTGGGATTGTCGGGCGTAGTGGTTCTGGTAAAAGTACCCTTTCAAAATTATTGCAACGCCTCTATTCAATAGAATCAGGACGCATTTTAATCGATGGTTTTGATATCAAAAGTGCCGATTTAGCTTCTCTGCGGCAACAAATTGGTGTTGTTTTACAAGAAGACTTTTTATTTAACGGTTCCATCTTAGAAAATATCACCCTCGGCAACCCCGATATTACCGCCGAACAAGTAGTAGAAGCCGCTAGGCTAGCCGTCGCCCATGATTTCATCAGTCAATTACCCTACGGTTACGAAACCAACGTAGGTGAAAGGGGTACAGCCTTATCGGGGGGACAGAGACAACGTATAGCCCTAGCGCGGTTGTTCCTTTCCTCAGCACCGATTTTAATTTTGGATGAAGCCACCAGCGCCCTAGATAGCGAAACCGAACAGCAAGTACTGCAAAACCTGCAAAAAATTTCCGCCAACCGCACCGTGTTTCTTATCGCCCATCGATTCGCCCCCCTCAAACGTGCGGATTTAATTTTGGTGATGGAACAAGGGGTAATTGCAGAACGTGGTACTCATCCGCAATTGTTGCAGCAAAAGGGATTGTACTGGTCACTTTATCAACGTCAGCAGGCGAATATTTAG
- a CDS encoding peptidylprolyl isomerase, whose protein sequence is MESLSFLTVDRQSISIEQAVKYLQASGKLSQFIGDIIRQYVIEQEIKTRDDIDINPALTEQTIIDFRLKNQLTDPQIFQEWLTKNGTDYATFHASAAYNFKLEKLKALVTEPKLPEYFIERKIYLDRVVLSRIFVDNRELCEELLTQIEEGGSFEQLAKEYSLAEDRIVNGMMGPISRGTLPDKIRAAIDAAIPGELIGPIELEGRYGLFRLEQFLPASLEDTQLKQVLQNELFEKWLAEKIQKLTVKLQVK, encoded by the coding sequence ATGGAATCTTTATCATTTTTAACTGTTGATCGGCAATCTATTTCTATTGAACAAGCAGTAAAATATCTCCAAGCCTCCGGCAAATTGTCGCAGTTTATTGGCGATATTATTCGCCAGTACGTGATTGAGCAAGAAATCAAGACCAGAGACGATATTGATATCAATCCGGCTTTAACTGAACAGACAATTATTGATTTTCGTCTCAAAAATCAACTTACAGATCCCCAGATTTTTCAGGAATGGTTAACGAAAAATGGCACAGATTACGCAACTTTTCATGCATCAGCTGCCTACAACTTTAAGTTAGAAAAACTGAAAGCTTTAGTTACAGAACCGAAACTACCAGAGTATTTCATAGAGCGAAAAATTTATTTAGATCGGGTGGTACTATCGAGGATTTTTGTTGATAATCGCGAACTTTGCGAAGAACTACTAACTCAAATTGAAGAAGGAGGTAGTTTTGAGCAACTAGCTAAAGAATATTCCTTAGCAGAAGATCGCATTGTTAACGGCATGATGGGGCCAATTAGTCGGGGAACATTACCAGATAAAATCAGAGCCGCAATTGATGCAGCAATTCCCGGAGAATTGATTGGGCCAATAGAACTAGAAGGACGTTATGGTTTGTTTCGATTAGAACAATTTCTGCCAGCTTCTTTAGAAGATACTCAACTAAAGCAAGTGCTACAAAATGAGTTGTTTGAAAAATGGCTAGCAGAGAAAATTCAAAAGCTGACAGTCAAATTACAAGTGAAATAA
- a CDS encoding TIGR00297 family protein, with product MLSFFDSANPWLVGVGLNAILLALVWIAPKKLLTPAGIFHAWVLGVIIWGTLGWQGYLVVAFYFLVGSGVTRIGIAQKEAEGIAEKRSGARGPENVWGSALIAALCALGIGTLSAGFFSLPQSVVASLKSLLVLGYVASFSTKLSDTCASEVGKAYGKRTFLITTLKPVPRGTEGAVSLEGTLAGVVASIAIAFVGWGVGLIDFAGVVWCAIAALIATSVESVIGATLQSQYTWLTNELVNIINTLIGAIAAMLIAFTWVSAMA from the coding sequence ATGCTCTCTTTCTTTGATTCTGCGAATCCTTGGTTGGTGGGAGTCGGATTGAATGCCATTTTGTTGGCTTTAGTTTGGATTGCTCCCAAAAAGCTGCTGACTCCAGCAGGAATATTCCACGCTTGGGTATTAGGCGTAATTATTTGGGGAACATTAGGTTGGCAAGGGTATCTAGTAGTAGCGTTTTATTTTTTAGTAGGTTCTGGGGTAACGCGCATTGGGATAGCCCAAAAGGAAGCTGAAGGTATTGCAGAAAAGCGTTCTGGGGCTAGAGGCCCGGAAAATGTCTGGGGTTCGGCGTTGATTGCGGCGCTGTGTGCTTTAGGAATCGGAACGTTAAGTGCAGGATTCTTTTCTCTTCCCCAGTCTGTAGTCGCTAGTCTCAAATCTCTACTGGTTTTGGGCTATGTGGCGAGTTTTAGTACCAAACTTTCTGATACTTGTGCGAGTGAGGTGGGTAAAGCATATGGTAAACGAACCTTTTTGATTACCACACTGAAACCAGTACCTCGTGGAACAGAAGGCGCAGTAAGTTTAGAAGGAACCTTAGCTGGGGTTGTGGCTTCCATTGCGATCGCCTTTGTTGGTTGGGGTGTTGGTTTAATCGATTTTGCTGGCGTAGTTTGGTGTGCGATCGCAGCTTTGATTGCTACCAGTGTAGAAAGCGTCATTGGCGCAACACTGCAATCTCAATATACTTGGCTCACCAATGAATTGGTCAATATTATCAATACCTTGATTGGTGCGATCGCTGCTATGTTAATAGCCTTTACCTGGGTTAGTGCAATGGCTTAA
- a CDS encoding VOC family protein, translating into MSATLFHLAFPVTNIAETKAYYVDGLGCIPGRENPHALILNLYGHQLVAHVTKEPLTPQRGIYPRHFGLVFTAEQDWQDLLEKAQKQKLLFREEPKYRFVGLPLEHRTFFLEDPFYNLMEFKYYCHPEAIFASSQYTQIGDRV; encoded by the coding sequence ATGAGCGCAACTTTATTTCATCTTGCTTTCCCTGTAACTAATATTGCAGAAACCAAAGCATATTATGTTGATGGTTTAGGCTGTATTCCTGGGCGTGAAAACCCCCATGCTTTGATACTTAATTTATATGGTCATCAATTAGTAGCTCACGTTACTAAAGAACCATTAACACCACAAAGAGGTATCTATCCTAGACATTTTGGGCTAGTTTTTACAGCCGAACAAGACTGGCAAGATTTATTAGAAAAGGCACAAAAGCAAAAACTACTATTTAGGGAAGAACCAAAATATCGTTTTGTTGGTTTGCCTTTAGAGCATCGCACTTTCTTTTTAGAAGATCCCTTTTATAACTTGATGGAGTTTAAATATTACTGTCACCCAGAGGCGATTTTTGCAAGTTCTCAGTATACGCAAATTGGGGATAGGGTTTAA
- a CDS encoding triacylglycerol lipase → MNTNNQQRNPVLLIHGIDDTGAVFYRMGKYLKQQGWSVYALDLVPNNGAVGLDKLAQQVADYVAKEFPPEQPLDLVAFSMGGIVSRYYIQRLGGINRVQRFITIASPHHGTVIAYGSLRPGCVQMRPNSAFLNDLNSDVAMLEGINFTSIWTPYDLMIVPAKSSQMPVGREVVLPVGLHPWMLTDARCLKVVAETLTEPIKPYPQFAYTENLQKSPLGDSNI, encoded by the coding sequence ATCAATACTAATAACCAGCAGCGCAATCCAGTTTTGTTAATACATGGTATTGATGACACAGGTGCAGTTTTTTACCGCATGGGGAAATATTTAAAACAACAAGGTTGGTCTGTATACGCCTTAGATTTAGTACCAAATAATGGTGCTGTCGGTTTAGATAAGTTGGCACAGCAGGTAGCAGATTATGTCGCTAAAGAATTTCCCCCAGAACAACCACTAGATTTAGTTGCTTTCAGTATGGGAGGAATTGTCAGCCGTTACTATATCCAAAGGCTTGGGGGAATTAATCGCGTACAGCGTTTTATTACAATTGCTTCGCCCCATCATGGTACGGTGATTGCTTATGGTTCTCTGCGTCCTGGTTGCGTGCAAATGCGCCCCAACAGTGCTTTTCTCAATGATTTGAATTCTGATGTAGCAATGTTGGAGGGGATTAATTTTACATCAATCTGGACTCCTTATGATTTGATGATTGTCCCAGCTAAGAGTTCACAAATGCCAGTAGGACGAGAGGTAGTTTTACCTGTGGGATTACACCCCTGGATGCTGACTGATGCTAGGTGTTTAAAAGTAGTAGCAGAAACCTTAACAGAACCAATTAAACCCTATCCCCAATTTGCGTATACTGAGAACTTGCAAAAATCGCCTCTGGGTGACAGTAATATTTAA